One Paraburkholderia flagellata genomic window carries:
- a CDS encoding DUF4148 domain-containing protein produces MKTLICMALGLLIGVTLIASSDAQTTLTSSVSSVSKTRADVKAELATWRAAGLQPAGLNNNYPDDVLQAAAIVEQRRARPPADSQ; encoded by the coding sequence ATGAAGACGTTAATTTGCATGGCACTTGGACTGTTGATCGGGGTGACTTTGATTGCCTCCTCCGATGCTCAGACGACTTTAACTTCTTCGGTTTCGTCAGTATCAAAAACGCGCGCCGACGTAAAGGCTGAGTTAGCGACATGGCGTGCCGCAGGACTGCAACCTGCTGGCCTGAACAACAACTACCCGGATGATGTGCTCCAGGCTGCGGCAATTGTGGAGCAACGCCGTGCTCGCCCGCCGGCTGATTCGCAGTAG
- a CDS encoding MFS transporter, with translation MSNSPRLATQGATRGIFVASIGNALEWFDFATYGFFAATIAKVFFPIGNEFTSLMLTLASFGVPFFMRPVGAIVIGRLADRAGRKPAMTLTVALMLLGTLIIAATPSYQSIGLVAPILIFIARLIQGFSAGGEFGSATTFLAEQNPQRRGFFGSWQFASQGISQAMSASAIWLITARFSPADIQIWAWRIPFFFGLLIGPVGLWMRLSISETEEFVREVAAKREIHVAGKSSLLHGILTCSGLMIGMTASSYVMVLFLPTFAIKQLNMPSAVAFASATLIGLCTLVVTPLSGALSDRIGARRVIYLGMVPAALVIVPLFSLLVTYRSLGALIACQMTIAVLMAVSAGGLASLMADLFPTRNRTLGISVGYNLAVTIFGGLSPMIISAVVHVSKAEMAPCWYVLIAILVTIGTLTLSRRDLVSAGQQPFQPADV, from the coding sequence ATGAGCAATTCCCCAAGACTGGCTACGCAAGGCGCTACGCGCGGCATATTCGTTGCCTCGATCGGCAACGCACTGGAATGGTTTGACTTCGCCACATACGGTTTCTTCGCCGCCACAATCGCGAAAGTGTTCTTTCCCATCGGGAACGAGTTTACCTCGCTGATGTTGACGCTCGCCAGCTTTGGCGTACCGTTCTTCATGCGTCCAGTCGGTGCGATCGTTATCGGGCGGCTTGCCGATCGCGCCGGGCGCAAACCCGCGATGACATTGACCGTCGCGCTGATGCTGCTCGGTACCTTGATTATCGCGGCAACGCCGTCGTATCAGTCTATCGGGCTGGTAGCACCCATTCTCATCTTCATTGCTCGGCTTATTCAAGGCTTTTCGGCGGGTGGCGAGTTCGGGAGTGCAACAACTTTTCTCGCCGAGCAGAATCCTCAGAGACGCGGCTTCTTTGGGTCGTGGCAGTTCGCAAGCCAGGGTATTTCGCAGGCGATGTCTGCCAGCGCAATCTGGCTTATCACGGCGCGTTTTAGTCCGGCGGACATCCAGATATGGGCATGGCGGATTCCCTTCTTCTTCGGCCTTTTGATCGGGCCCGTCGGCCTGTGGATGCGACTGTCCATCAGCGAGACAGAGGAATTCGTGCGGGAAGTTGCAGCGAAGCGCGAAATTCACGTTGCAGGTAAGTCAAGCCTGTTGCACGGAATACTCACGTGCTCCGGTCTCATGATTGGCATGACTGCATCCAGCTACGTGATGGTTCTCTTTCTGCCCACGTTTGCCATCAAGCAGCTCAACATGCCCTCCGCAGTTGCCTTCGCTTCAGCGACCTTGATTGGGTTGTGCACCCTTGTCGTTACGCCACTCTCTGGAGCGCTCTCTGACCGGATCGGTGCCCGTCGCGTCATATACCTCGGCATGGTGCCCGCCGCGCTGGTGATCGTCCCGCTTTTCAGCCTGCTGGTTACTTATCGCAGCCTCGGCGCGCTTATCGCGTGCCAGATGACCATCGCGGTCCTGATGGCGGTAAGCGCAGGTGGCCTTGCGAGCCTGATGGCGGACCTCTTTCCCACCCGCAATCGAACACTCGGCATCTCAGTCGGCTACAACCTCGCCGTGACGATTTTTGGTGGCCTGTCCCCGATGATCATCTCAGCGGTCGTCCACGTCTCCAAGGCCGAGATGGCGCCGTGCTGGTACGTTCTGATAGCGATTCTGGTCACGATCGGGACCTTGACGCTATCCCGGCGAGACCTTGTCTCAGCCGGACAGCAGCCGTTTCAACCAGCGGACGTGTAA
- a CDS encoding GntR family transcriptional regulator: MADGSQQETNAPRRRVLKQVTLVDTIYEKVRERLRRGEVAPNERLLDYQIADEFGCTRMPVREALLRLVKDGQLVGTTRGFVIPRLSDKDVREIYEVRRLLEPAAAASTATALSEDQLAALSRIYKKAVRACETRDAGAMVEASAEFRDIWLGAVENERLRTAIIQFAEHPQRIRLATLQDNDAREIFVEGLRTLLDGFLTRDRKQIRASLQKILLAAEQHYFALSESED; this comes from the coding sequence ATGGCGGACGGCAGTCAGCAGGAAACGAATGCACCTCGACGCAGAGTGCTCAAACAGGTCACTCTCGTCGACACGATCTACGAGAAGGTGCGTGAGAGGTTGAGACGCGGGGAAGTGGCCCCGAATGAGCGTCTGCTCGACTATCAGATCGCAGACGAATTCGGTTGCACGCGAATGCCCGTCCGCGAGGCTCTTCTGCGTCTCGTCAAGGATGGTCAGCTGGTAGGCACAACACGTGGTTTCGTGATTCCGCGACTGTCCGACAAGGACGTCCGCGAAATTTACGAGGTGCGCCGCCTCCTGGAGCCAGCTGCAGCTGCCAGCACGGCCACAGCGTTGTCGGAAGACCAGCTCGCCGCGCTTTCTCGCATCTACAAGAAGGCTGTCCGCGCCTGTGAAACTCGCGACGCGGGGGCAATGGTGGAAGCCAGCGCTGAATTCCGGGACATCTGGCTGGGCGCGGTTGAGAATGAGCGGCTAAGGACGGCAATCATCCAGTTTGCCGAGCATCCGCAGCGGATCCGTCTGGCGACCCTGCAAGACAACGACGCGCGAGAGATCTTTGTCGAAGGCCTCAGGACTCTTCTGGATGGATTTCTCACCCGTGATCGCAAACAGATCCGCGCAAGCTTGCAGAAGATATTGCTCGCGGCCGAGCAGCATTATTTTGCGCTGTCCGAGAGCGAGGATTGA
- a CDS encoding porin: MQKKVIAGTILTTLFTSGAHAQSSVTLYGIVDAAVAYTSNIGGHSAVQLLPGGMSSDRWGLLGKEDLGGGNHAVFKLENGFSVTNGALGQGGRMFGRNAYVGLANDQWGTLTAGRQYTPFQDFMPYVMGARFMTGYTLRPYDNDGLNNTFRANNSVKYLSPKIAGLSAEALYGFSNAPGQFANNRMWSVGADYTRGPLQLDAGYIYMNHPGSGTAGTAASDSYYGALPTIAAGGVQRQEVYGGGAAYTVGSFVATAMYTHSKFDALTGGSLTFSNVDVGLNYKPTPATSLTAGYIYTNQRSTVAAGANTHYNQLAGVADYYLSKTTDLYASVTYQKAAGHSHAFINGIQGASTSNNQTIVLTGIRKMF; the protein is encoded by the coding sequence ATGCAGAAAAAGGTAATCGCGGGGACGATTCTGACCACCTTGTTCACCAGCGGCGCACACGCCCAAAGCAGTGTGACGCTGTATGGCATCGTGGACGCAGCCGTTGCTTACACAAGTAACATTGGGGGTCACAGCGCCGTTCAGTTGCTGCCTGGCGGGATGTCTTCTGACAGGTGGGGTCTGCTTGGCAAGGAGGATCTCGGAGGCGGAAACCACGCAGTTTTCAAACTCGAGAACGGCTTCAGCGTCACAAATGGCGCGCTCGGCCAGGGTGGCCGAATGTTCGGCCGCAATGCATACGTTGGCCTCGCAAACGACCAGTGGGGCACCCTGACAGCTGGTCGCCAGTACACCCCATTTCAGGATTTCATGCCCTACGTGATGGGCGCGCGATTCATGACCGGGTACACCCTTCGCCCGTACGACAACGACGGCCTGAACAACACGTTTCGTGCGAACAATTCCGTCAAGTATCTTTCGCCGAAAATTGCGGGACTTTCGGCCGAGGCCTTGTACGGGTTTTCTAACGCCCCGGGGCAATTTGCCAACAATCGCATGTGGAGTGTGGGCGCGGATTACACCCGTGGGCCGTTGCAACTCGATGCTGGCTACATCTACATGAACCATCCGGGCTCCGGCACGGCTGGGACCGCAGCGTCGGATAGCTATTACGGAGCCCTTCCGACGATCGCGGCCGGTGGAGTCCAGAGACAGGAGGTATATGGCGGTGGCGCCGCGTACACCGTCGGGTCGTTTGTTGCCACAGCGATGTACACACACTCGAAATTCGACGCGCTGACGGGCGGATCACTGACCTTCTCGAACGTTGATGTGGGGCTCAACTATAAGCCCACACCAGCGACCTCTCTGACCGCCGGGTACATATACACGAACCAGCGCAGCACTGTCGCGGCAGGCGCCAATACGCACTACAACCAGCTAGCCGGAGTCGCGGATTATTACCTTTCGAAAACGACGGACCTTTACGCGAGCGTGACGTACCAGAAGGCCGCCGGCCATTCACATGCATTCATCAACGGCATTCAGGGAGCGTCGACCTCGAATAACCAGACGATCGTGCTGACCGGCATCCGGAAAATGTTCTGA